One Sus scrofa isolate TJ Tabasco breed Duroc chromosome 1, Sscrofa11.1, whole genome shotgun sequence DNA segment encodes these proteins:
- the MAGEL2 gene encoding MAGE-like protein 2 codes for MSQLSKNLGDSSPPAEAPKPPVYSRPTVLMRAPPASSRAPPVPWDPPPIDLQASLAAWQAPQPAWEAPQGQPPAPVAPMAQPPSLGAPMVQAPPLGGPMGKPPTPGVLMIHPPPPGAPIPQPPTPGVLMMHPSAPGAPMAHPPPPGTPMAHPPPPGTPMAHPPPPGTPMAHPPPPGTPMVHPPPPGTPMAHPPPPGTPMAHPPPPGTPMAHPPPPGTPMAQPPAPGVLMAQSLTPGVLMVQPPAPGAPMAQPPPPAALMAQPPPPVAPMAKPPGPGVLMIHPAGSRAQITQPPATGAPMVQPAAPPAQQMASWAPQAQPLILQIQSQVIRAPPQVPQGPQAPPAQLATPPGWQATSPGWQAPPQGWQATPLGWQATQVTWQAPTIAWQAPPPVRQGPPPIRPGPPPIRPGPPPVRQAPPPIRQAPPLIRQAPPPIRPAPQVLATPPPLWQALPPPPPLRQAPQARLPTPQLRAAPQVRAVPPIRAAPQVPTAPPAPQMPTAPPAGPQAPQPVMPAPLPAPLSAPQAAHCPPIIWQAPKGQAPVPHEMPSSMEFQEVQQAQALAWQAPKAPGHFWQPLPTQEAQRQAPPLVQLEQPFQGAPASQKALQIQLPTQQAQPSGSQAELPSLQPQPSWQGPPAALQGQPGAPLAGANFPMGSAKSLMTPSGESRASSIDRRTSSKERRTSSKEKERRAPSKDRMIFGGTFCLPRALPGALPTPWKNLPATSETFTATPRVFPSTSQFQPASSNAFKVPSSTSDTPKSLPLALQDPFACIEALPAIPWVPQPNVNASKASRAVPTILMATAAAPKAMATTQEASKTSDEPPRRSGKATRKKKHLNTEEEGSGQMLAMRHWQAPRHWESLDLSDWEVQTPVQVLGDWEGPSTSRGLSGWEGPSTSRILSGWEGPSTSWALSAWEGPSTSRALGLWESPVSPPSLIISELPNLAQGFSATQDDPKLETQPLSPLDERANALVQFLLVKDQAKLPIKRSEMVRFIIREYKDECLEIISRASHKLECIFGYQLKEIDPKTHSYIIVNKGQKGDSAAPYFDRPKLGLLMVVLSLIFMKGNCVRQDLIFNFLYKLGLDVRETHGLFGNTRKLITEVFVREKYLEYRRIPFTEPAEYEFLWGPRAFLETSKMLVLKFLARLHKKDPRCWPAQYYEALAECESEDLDEDEPGPGDNADDPTSSPPPH; via the coding sequence ATGTCGCAGCTAAGTAAGAATTTGGGTGATTCGAGTCCCCCGGCGGAGGCCCCTAAGCCTCCGGTCTATAGCCGCCCTACGGTTCTGATGCGGGCCCCGCCTGCCTCCTCCCGGGCTCCGCCAGTCCCTTGGGATCCACCTCCAATTGATTTGCAGGCTTCACTGGCCGCTTGGCAGGCACCTCAGCCTGCCTGGGAGGCCCCGCAGGGCCAGCCGCCTGCCCCCGTGGCTCCGATGGCCCAACCTCCATCCCTTGGGGCTCCGATGGTCCAGGCTCCCCCTCTGGGAGGGCCGATGGGCAAGCCTCCGACTCCCGGAGTCCTGATGATCCATCCTCCCCCTCCGGGAGCCCCGATACCCCAGCCTCCGACTCCGGGAGTCCTGATGATGCATCCTTCGGCTCCCGGAGCCCCCAtggcccaccctcctcctccgGGGACCCCAATggcccaccctccccctcctgggACCCCGATGGCGCATCCTCCCCCTCCTGGGACCCCAATggcccaccctccccctcctgggACCCCGATGGTCCATCCTCCCCCTCCTGGGACCCCGATGGCGCATCCTCCCCCTCCGGGGACACCGATGGCTCATCCTCCCCCTCCGGGGACCCCGATGGCCCATCCTCCGCCTCCGGGGACGCCGATGGCCCAGCCTCCAGCTCCAGGAGTCCTGATGGCCCAGTCTCTGACGCCGGGAGTCCTGATGGTCCAGCCGCCTGCACCAGGAGCACCGATGGCCCAGCCTCCACCCCCCGCAGCGTTGATGGCCCAGCCTCCGCCTCCAGTAGCCCCGATGGCCAAGCCTCCAGGTCCTGGAGTCCTGATGATCCATCCTGCAGGCTCGAGAGCTCAGATCACCCAGCCTCCAGCTACAGGAGCACCGATGGTACAGCCGGCAGCCCCACCTGCGCAGCAGATGGCTTCCTGGGCCCCACAGGCTCAGCCCCTGATACTTCAGATCCAGTCACAGGTTATAAGGGCTCCTCCGCAGGTTCCCCAGGGCCCGCAAGCCCCGCCGGCGCAGCTGGCCACACCCCCGGGCTGGCAAGCCACCTCGCCGGGCTGGCAGGCCCCGCCGCAAGGCTGGCAGGCCACGCCCCTGGGCTGGCAGGCCACACAGGTTACCTGGCAGGCTCCCACGATTGCCTGGCAGGCTCCTCCACCTGTGCGCCAGGGGCCACCACCCATCCGCCCTGGCCCTCCGCCCATCCGTCCAGGTCCCCCACCTGtgcgccaggccccgcccccaatCCGCCAGGCACCACCACTGATCCGCCAGGCACCACCACCCATCCGACCTGCCCCACAGGTCCTGGCCACCCCACCACCTCTCTGGCaggccctgccacccccaccccctctgcgGCAGGCCCCGCAGGCTCGGCTGCCCACCCCACAGTTGAGGGCAGCCCCGCAGGTACGAGCAGTTCCACCAATTCGGGCGGCCCCGCAGGTGCCAACTGCCCCACCAGCACCGCAGATGCCCACTGCACCTCCTGCTGGCCCGCAGGCACCCCAGCCTGTGATGCCAGCCCCTCTGCCGGCCCCACTGTCGGCCCCACAGGCTGCGCACTGCCCACCCATCATTTGGCAGGCCCCAAAAGGACAAGCCCCGGTGCCACATGAGATGCCGTCGTCGATGGAGTTCCAGGAAGTGCAGCAagcccaggccctggcctggcAGGCTCCAAAGGCCCCGGGGCACTTCTGGCAGCCTCTGCCCACCCAGGAGGCCCAGAGGCAGGCCCCCCCACTGGTTCAGCTGGAGCAGCCCTTTCAGGGGGCCCCCGCCTCCCAAAAGGCCCTGCAAATCCAGCTACCCACCCAGCAGGCCCAGCCCTCGGGCTCGCAGGCAGAGCTGCCATCCCTGCAACCCCAGCCCTCCTGGCAGGGCCCCCCCGCAGCCCTACAGGGCCAGCCCGGAGCACCCTTAGCGGGAGCAAATTTTCCCATGGGCTCCGCTAAATCATTGATGACTCCATCAGGAGAATCCAGGGCCTCATCTATAGACCGAAGGACCTCTTCAAAAGAACGTAGGACCTCTTCAAAGGAAAAGGAGCGCAGGGCTCCTTCGAAGGACCGCATGATCTTTGGGGGCACTTTTTGTCTTCCCAGAGCATTGCCAGGTGCCCTGCCAACTCCCTGGAAAAACTTGCCTGCCACATCAGAGACCTTCACTGCCACCCCAAGGGTCTTTCCATCTACCTCCCAGTTCCAGCCTGCCTCTTCTAATGCCTTTAAGGTTCCATCTTCCACCTCAGACACCCCAAAGTCACTGCCACTTGCTCTGCAGGATCCATTTGCCTGCATTGAGGCCCTGCCTGCCATCCCCTGGGTTCCACAGCCCAATGTGAATGCCTCAAAGGCATCCAGGGCAGTGCCCACCATCCTGATGGCGACAGCAGCTGCCCCGAAGGCGATGGCCACCACTCAAGAGGCATCAAAGACCTCCGATGAGCCTCCACGGCGCTCAGGCAAGGCCACCCGGAAGAAGAAGCATCTGAACACAGAAGAGGAAGGCAGTGGCCAGATGCTGGCCATGCGTCACTGGCAGGCCCCCAGGCACTGGGAAAGTCTGGACTTGAGTGACTGGGAGGTTCAAACCCCAGTTCAGGTTCTGGGTGACTGGGAGGGTCCGAGCACTTCCCGTGGCCTGAGTGGCTGGGAAGGTCCTAGCACCTCCAGGATCCTGAGTGGCTGGGAAGGGCCCAGCACTTCCTGGGCCCTGAGTGCCTGGGAGGGACCAAGCACCTCAAGGGCCCTGGGTCTCTGGGAAAGCCCAGTTAGCCCTCCCTCCTTGATCATCTCTGAGCTCCCTAATCTTGCTCAGGGATTCAGTGCCACCCAGGATGATCCCAAGCTGGAGACTCAGCCACTGTCTCCCTTGGATGAGAGGGCAAATGCACTGGTGCAGTTCCTCTTGGTCAAGGACCAAGCCAAGTTGCCCATCAAGCGTTCAGAGATGGTGAGGTTCATCATCCGTGAATATAAAGATGAGTGCTTAGAAATCATCAGCCGTGCCAGCCACAAGCTGGAGTGTATCTTTGGTTATCAATTGAAGGAAATTGATCCCAAAACCCACTCTTACATTATCGTCAACAAGGGGCAGAAGGGTGACTCAGCAGCACCCTATTTTGACAGGCCCAAGCTAGGCCTCCTGATGGTGGTCCTGAGCCTTATCTTCATGAAAGGCAACTGTGTCAGACAGGACCTGATCTTTAATTTTCTGTACAAGTTAGGGTTGGATGTCCGGGAGACTCATGGTCTCTTTGGAAACACAAGGAAGCTCATCACCGAAGTGTTTGTGAGGGAGAAGTACCTAGAGTACAGGAGAATCCCCTTTACTGAGCCAGCGGAATACGAGTTCCTCTGGGGCCCCCGGGCATTCCTCGAAACCAGCAAGATGCTTGTCCTGAAGTTTTTGGCCAGGCTCCATAAGAAAGATCCACGGTGCTGGCCAGCCCAGTACTATGAAGCCTTGGCTGAGTGTGAGTCTGAAGATTTGGATGAGGATGAGCCTGGCCCCGGTGATAATGCAGATGACCCCAccagcagcccccctccccactaa